The genomic segment CTTTGGCTTCACCCGGGCCATTTACCACGCAACCGATAACCGCAACATCCAGAGGCACAGTAATGTCCTCTACCCGGGTCTCAAGTTCATTCATGGTTTTGATCACATCAAAATTCTGACGCGAACAACTGGGGCAGGCAATGAAATTCACTCCCTTGGTGCGCAGCTTTAAACTTTTCAGTAAGTCCCAGCCTACTTTTACCTCTTCGACCGGATCGGCAGCGAGCGAAATACGAATGGTATCGCCAATCCCATCCATAAGTAGTGCACCTAAACCTACGGCGGACTTAACCGTACCGGCGCGCAAACCGCCAGCCTCGGTAATACCCAGGTGCAGTGGCTGATCAATTTCTTTAGCCAACAACCGGTAGGCATCCACCGCCATAAACACATCGGACGCCTTAACACTGACTTTGAAGTTCTCAAAGTTCAAATCCTGCAGAATAGCCACATGGCGCAGGGCCGATTCCACCAGTGCCTGGGGGGTGGGCTCACCGTATTTTTTTTGCAGATCTTTTTCCAGCGACCCGGCATTTACACCAATGCGAATCGGGATATTCAGATCACGGGCTTTATCAACAACGGCACGAATACGCTTTTCTCGGCCGATATTACCTGGATTAATCCGCAGACAATCCACACCCAAGTCCGCCACCCGCAGCGCAATGCGATAATCAAAGTGAATATCGGCCACCAAGGGCACACTGACTTGTTTGCGAATGTCACCAAAGGCTTCGGCGGCCTCCATAGATGGCACAGACACCCGGACGATGTCAGCGCCGGCGTTTTGCAGACGCTGAATTTGCCCCACCGTCGCCGCTACGTCGCAGGTTTCTGTATTAGTCATGCTTTGCACCGCAATCGGTGCATCGCCACCGACGGGCACATTGCCCACCATAATTTGGCGCGACTTGCGGCGTTTGATAGGAGACTCGTGCTGCATATAAAACCTATTGATTGTCGCCGACGGTAAAATTAACCACATTGCCACTGGCCGAAACCGGCACGGTAACAGTTCTGCCATTCATACTCGCGGAGACACCCTGAGCATTACCCAAGCGAATCTGAAACGGAGCTGCGCCTGCCAAATCGGCACTGCTGCCGCCTCTTTGCAAAGACTCCAGCAATACCACACCATCAGCATCGGTCACTCTCACCCAGCAGTCTTGCGCAAAAGTCAGAACGAGATTATCACCGCCTGACTCTTGTGGCTGGGAATTTTGCGGACCACTACTTTGCAGCGACACTTCGTCGGCCGGCACGGCAAGCTCTGCGGCCGGAGCATCGGCTGCACTTTCCTCTGCTGCAGCTGCGGGGTCTGAGGGGGATTCTAAATCACCCGCACCGGAGCGAACGGATTCTGCACCACTGTCAGGTTCAAACGAAAGCGCATAAGGGTTTGCTTGCGTATCCTCATCGCTGGCAAGTTGCTGCTCTGGCTCTGGAGCCGAAACGGCGGGGTTACCAGCCGCCACAGCAGGTGATGCCTGGTTAGCAGTGGGCACACTCGCAGATGAGGCTGTGCTCTGCGTCTCGCTCTGCGCAGCAAAATACCAGTACGCCAAGATCCACAGCAGTAAAATAATAATGACCAAAAATATTCGGCCCAACCAGTTGGAGCGCTTGCCGCCCATTTTTACGTTCAGCGACTCGGTCGCGGGCAACGGCTGTTCCGGCGCGGGAGCCAATTGGTCAAAGCGTTCCACCAAAGGTTTACTGTCTAACCCGAGATACCTAGCGTAGCTGCGAATATAGCCACGGGTGAAAACGACCGAAAACATTTTTTCGTACTCGCCCGCTTCCAGCGCCTTAAGCTTATTGGGCTGGATATTGAGGTCGGTGCAAACCTGCTCGGCGCTTAATCCCTGGCGCTCGCGCTCGGCGCGCAAAAGCGGACCAGGTTCAAGTTCGGTCAATGATTCTGGCTGGCTCATACCGACTTAATTCTCCAGCATTTGCTTGTACTCAAGATACTCCGGCGAATAGGGATATCTGTTCTTCAACAACAAAGCGTAACTCGCCTCTTTATTCTGATTACCAAAAATACGTTCTATTTTTATCCCCAGCAGCAGGGTTTGCGGCACAGGGCGGGCGATCTGCTCGTAGGCATCTAAATATTTTTTCGCCTCAGCATAATCTTTCTGAGTGAAATTCAACGCAGCCAACTCGTACTTCACCGTCGGCAGTGCCGGATCGAGACGATTGGCGTGCTCGAACACGGACTCGGCCTTTTCCGGCTTGTCCAGCTGGATCGCGGTGCGCCCCAGATTCACCATAGCCTGGGCGCGATTATCGTAGTCTAAATCTTCTGCGGCGATTTCAAATTGCTCGTAGGCATCCTGATAGCGCTCGTGGTTATACAGGAACACACCGTAATTGTTACGCCCACGGGTGTAGTTCTTATCTAGCCGCAGAGTTTTCTTAAAGTACTCTTCGGCCATTTCCGGCTCACCCTCTAACTGGTAGAGCATCGCCATGGCAAAGGTGGCATCAACCGAGCGCGAATCGATTTCAAACGCTTTACGTAAGTGGTGGCGTGCGGACTCACGATTCTGCGCTTCGATATACTTGAGCGCCAAAGTAACATGACTGTCGAGCGCTTTTTCTTCGTCCACCTGATACTTCGATGGCGGCACAGTACTGACGCACCCAGCCAGCAAGGCTGCGCAAAATGTCGCTATTAACCATTGAATCAGTGCTGTTACTCGCAAGTGTTTTTTCAACACGACTTTGCCTCTAGTTTTTATTGACTGACAATAGTAACCGGCTCTGCCTGGGAAAACTGTGCCCTGTATCTCTCAGAGCGTTTGGTTCGGTCGTTTACCTCACCGGCCAGCTGACCACAGGCCGCGTCGATATCATCACCGCGGGTAGTTCGAACCGTGGTGATGTAGCCTTCCTGCATCAGAATGTCCTGAAAACGACGCATGGCATTATTGCTCACCCGTTTGTAGTTGGACAAATTAAACGGATTGAACGGAATTAAATTAATTTTCACCGGCACGTCGCGCAGCAACTCGGCGAGCTGTCGAGCGTGCTCAGGGCGGTCATTTACGTGATCGATGAGGGTGTACTCGATGGTGATTTTGCGGTGAGTATCCGGCAGCGACTCGATATAGCGTTTTGCCGACGCCAGCAACATTGCAATAGGATACTTTTTATTAATGGGCACCAGCTCGTTGCGCAGCTCATCGTTCGGCGCGTGCAAAGATATCGCCAAACAAGCATCGGTGTACTCACCTAAGCGGTCTAGCTCGGGCACCACACCTGAAGTGCTCAAGGTCACCCGGCGTTTGGAGATACCATAGGCATTGTCGTGCATCATTAAGTTCATGGCATCGACAACGTTATCGAAGTTCATTAACGGCTCGCCCATACCCATCATCACCACATTGGTGACTTTGCGCGGCCCATTGGGAGCCAGCTGACCAAAGGATTTTGCCGCGATCCACACCTGCGCGATAATTTCTGCCGCACTCAGATCGCGGTTAAAACCCTGCTTGCCGGTGGCGCAGAAGCTGCAATCCAAAGAGCAGCCTACCTGAGAGGAAACGCACAAGGTGCCGCGCTCACCGTCGGGAATAAATACGGTCTCGACAACACTGCCGCCTGTGACACGAATCAGAAACTTGCGCGTGCCATCGGCGGAATCCATCTGACGCAATACTTCAGGAGCGCGAATTTCGCACTTGGCTTTTAATTTCTCCCGCAGCGCCTTGCTGATGTTGGACATCTCATCAAAGTCATCCACGCCCAACTGATGAATCCACTTAAGCACCTGGGCCGCGCGAAAGCGCTTCTCGCCCATGGTTTCAAAAAACGCCACCAGCTTGGCCTCGGTCAACCCCAAAAGGTTCACCTTGGTCTGCTCTGCGCCAGATGCGGCGTTTGTATTCATGTCAGCGTTGGTCATGGTGTCACCTTCGCGCTTAGCGCGGGTAAAGCTCCTGAGCATTGAAAAAATAATCGATCTCGCGCGCCGCTGAGGCTGCAGAGTCCGAGCCGTGCACAGCGTTGGCGCTCACCGCCGTGGCAAAGTCAGCGCGAATGGTGCCTGGCGCAGCCTCTTCTGGATTGGTTGCCCCCATTAACTCGCGGTTGCGGCTGATGGCATTTTCACCACGCAGCACTTGCACACAAACCGGGCCGGACATCATAAACTCCACCAGCGACGCAAAAAATGGACGCTCTTTGTGTTCGGCGTAAAAACCCTCGGCCTGTTCGCGGGTCAGCTGCAGCATTTTCAGAGCGATAACCTGCAAGCCTGCTTCCTCGAAGCGAGCGATAATCGCACCTATGTGATTGTTACCCACAGCGTCTGGTTTAATAATCGATAAAGTCTGTTCTACGGCCATTTGGCACTCCGTTCTCGCGTCTTTAATCGGGCATTACGCCCTTTAGGCTCGCCCTATATACCCAAAACCCGCGGATTATACGCGGGTTTTGGGTATATTTATACGAAATCGCACCCGCGGGTACAGTTTAGGCGGAGGCGATTGCCTGGATGCGCTGCACCATGGCTTTTAGGCCATTGCCGCGGGTGGCGCTAAGGTGATTGAGCAGGTTTAAGCGGCCGAAATAAGCGTCAATATCAAAGCTGGTGACCTCGGCCGGTGTTTTGCCATTATAGGCTGCCAAAACCACCGCCAAGAGCCCCTTGACGATAAAAGCGTCGCTGTCGGCATGAAAATACAATTTGCCGTCTTTGGCGTCACTGACCAGCCACACCTGGCTCTGACAACCACGCACCAAGTTCTGCTCAGTTTTGTAGCCATCGTCGAGCGGCGGCAGCTCTTTGCCCAAGTCAATAATGTACTTGTAGCGCTCCTCCCAACCGTCAAAAAAACCTAGGGTTTCGACGATATCGTCGGCAGTTACTTCAACACCAAACTCAGTCACTCAGTCCTACCTTAAAAACCATAGCGGCTTAAAAAAACATTCCGGTTTCAAGCTGCGCTTCTTCGCTCATCATGTCGCGGTTCCAGGGCGGATCGAACACCAGCTCGACGTCCACCTCGCGCACATTGGGCACCCGCCCCACCCGGTATTCGACATCCCCCACCAAGACCGGGCCCATACCGCAGCCAGGCGCAGTCAAGGTCATGGAAATACCCACATGACCTCGGGCTTGATCAATGTCGAGCGCGTAAATCAGCCCCAAGTTAACCAAATCCACCGGGATCTCGGGGTCAAACACGGTTTTCAGTGCTTCCCAAACCTGGGACTCGTCGATCTGACCATCGCCAGGGTCATTAAACTCAAGCTGTTCCGGCTCTTTACCGATTGCAGCCGCATCCAGGCCGTCCACCCGGACCATCTGGCCCTGATAGCTAAGGGTGTAGTTCCCCCCCAGCGCCTGAGTAATGGTTACGAAAGTATCCTTGGGAATCGTCACCGGTGTACCATCTGGCACGCGACGCGCCGGGCAGTCAGCCTGGGTGACCACCATTTCTCTCTCTGCGGCCATAAGCTGTCCTAACCGATGTTAAAGCTTTCCCCACACCCGCAGTAATCGCGCGCATTGGGGTTCAAAAAGGCCAGCTGACGATTGACACCCTCAGTGACAAAATCAATGGTGGTGCCGCGAATCACCGGCAAACTGGCCGGATCCAAATAGACCTCGACCCCGTCCGCGAGATGAATAATCTCGTCGCCGTCGCGGGCTTCGGGCACCAAATCAAGCACATACATATAGCCAGTGCAGCCACTTTCTTTGATGGAAAGGCGCACACCACGGGCTCCATTGGAGTCCGCCTGTAACTGCTTTTTAAAATGCGCCGCCGCTTTGTCGGTTATCTCGACTGTAACGGCCTGCGGATCAAAACTCTCTACACTCATAAGCTCCCCTTAAGCGAGAAACATTTTGGCTTTTGCCAAGCCTGCCATCAGCGCGTCGATATCCGCCTGAGTGTTGTACAGACTAAAACTCGCGCGCACGGTTCCCGGCAAGCCGTACTGGTCCATAATGGGCTGGGCGCAGTGGTTACCGGTGCGCACCGCGATTCCCTGCTGATCGAGAATCATGCCGATATCCTGCGGGTGCGCGAAATCGGCGACAAAACTCATTACCGCCACTTTATCAGCTGCGCGACCGACTATCTCAAAGCCGCCGAGTTCGGCCAGCGCCTGTTCCGCGCTCTGCAGCAACTGCTTTTCGTGGGCATCGGCCGCCGTCCGCTCAAGGCTGTTGAGAAAATCCACCGCCGCGCCCATACCTACGGCACCGGCAATATTGGGGGTTCCCGCCTCAAACTTGTAGGGCAATTTGTTGTATACGGTGCCGGCAAAGCTGACCGACTCAATCATTTCCCCACCGCCCTGATAAGGCGGCATAGCCTCTAGCAACTCGCGCTTGCCATAGAGCACACCCATGCCAGTGGGGCCAAACATCTTATGGGCGGAAAAAGCCAGAAAATCGCAGTCGAGCTGTTGCACATCGATAGGCCAATGAGCGATTGACTGAGCCGCATCCAAAAGCACCTTAGCGCCAACTGCGTGGGCTTTGGCAATGACCTGCTCGACCGGATTGATAGAACCCAGCGCATTGGATACATGCCCCAGCGCCACCATTTTCACCCGTTCGTCCAGCAGACTGTCCAGCGCCTGCAGGTCAATCACACCCAGCTCATCCACTGGTATAGGCTCGACATTGGCGCCAACCTGCTGCGCCACCATTTGCCAGGGCACGATATTCGAGTGATGCTCCATAGCAGAGACCAGCACACGGTCTCCAGCGCCTAAATTGGCCCTGCCCCAACTACTGGCAACCAGGTTTACCCCCTCGGTGGTGCCGCGCGTCCACAACACCTGAGAGGAAGCCGGAGCATTGATAAACTGCGCCACCTTGTTGCGCGCACCTTCAAACTGTTCGGTCGCTCTGTCGCTTAGGGCGTGTGCTCCGCGGTGCACATTGGAATTGTCATAGCGATAGTAGTTGGCAATCGCCTCAATCACCGACTCTGGCTTTTGCGTGGTAGCGGCATTGTCCAGATACACCAGCGGATGGCCGTTTACTTCTTGCTGCAGAATCGGAAACTGGGCGCGAACGGTGGCGACATCAAAGCGCGTCAAAAGACTCAGCCTCCAGTTGCAGCAACTCGTTCTCGCGGCCGAACTGCTCCGCCAAAATCGGCAACAGATGATTCATTACCGCTTCATTGTCGATGGTTTGAATCAGCTCGTTGATAAAACCAAAGCTCATCATCACCTTAGCTTGCTCTTTACTGACACCGCGCGTTTGCAAATAGTAAAGAGCGTCATCGTCCAGCTGCGCCACAGTCGCGCCATGGGCACACTTCACATCGTCGGCGTAAATTTCCAGCTCTGGCTTGGTATCGATTTCGGCGCGGTTGGAAGTCAACAGGTTTTTGTTTGACAGCTCCGCCAGTGTTTTTTGCGCGTCTTCAAAAATATGAATTCGGCCGTTAAACACCGCTTTGGCGCGATCGCCGATAATGCCGCGAAACACTTCGTTGCTGGTGCAGTGAGGCACGCGGTGCTTGATGTTGGTGTGGTAATCCACCACCTGGCGCCCGCGCGGCATGTAAACGCCCTGCAACTCGACATGAGCGCCCTCGCCACAGTGCTCGAGCACATAGTCGTTGCGTATCAGTTCGCCGCCTTTGGCAATAGCAAAGCCGTCAAAATTAGCGTCGCGACCCAGCTCCACGAACACACCGCCCATGTGGGTTACGCCTTCGTGTTCGAGATTGAGGCGGTAATGTTTGACTCGCGCATTGTCGGCGAGAACAATTTCGGTCTGCGCGGCAACCAGGTTAGCCTGCTCGTTATCACTGGAGAGAAACTGCTCGACAACTTCTGCTTCAGCGCCAGTTTCCAGCACCACCAGCAACCGTGTAGCGGCCAGCTGTGCAGCCTCGCCACTAGAATAATTAACCAGATATAATGGCTTATCGAGCTTCTGCCCCGCCTTAATGTGCAACAGCACACCCTCGCCAGAGGCGGCTTCACCTAACGCGGCAAACAGGTGCTGAGAACTGTCGGCAATCCGGCCGAGATGCTTTTGCACCTGCTCCACTTGCGGCCCTTCGGCATTGGCAAAGGCGACCGCTCCTGCCGGCAACTCATCCGACTGAGCCGTATCTAAAATGCCGTTTACGAACACCAGTTTGTAGGCGTCAAAGGCGATTAAATCTTGCTCCGGCACGGTTGTGGTGGCCGCAGTAGGCGCACTCAACTCTTTGTTGGCCAGCGCCGCGAGGGAAGTATACTTCCAGTTTTCAGTACGGCGATTGGGCCAGGCGGTAGCGGCAAATCGCTCTGCGCCGCGACGACGCACATCCGCAAGCCAAGCGGGCGCGGATTGCGCCTCGGCAAGTTTTAATGCCGCGGTTTGCAAATCTCCCATTAAGCCACCTCTCCTTCGAGCCAGCTGTAGCCTTTTGCTTCCAGCTCTTTCGCCAGAGATTTATCACCGGATTTAACAATCTTGCCATCGGCCAGTACATGGACAAAGTCGGGTACGATGTAGTCCAGTAGGCGCTGATAGTGAGTCACCACGATAAAACTGCGCTCGGCACTGCGCATGGCATTTACGCCATCGGCCACGGTTTGCAAGGCATCAATGTCCAGCCCCGAGTCGGTTTCATCAAGAATGCACAGTTTGGGTTCGAGCAGCATCATTTGCAGAATTTCATTGCGCTTTTTTTCGCCGCCCGAAAAACCTTCGTTGACGCCGCGTTTTAAAAATGCCTGATCCAGCTTAACTTTTTTGCTGGTTTCGCGAGCTAGCTTCATAAACTCAACGCTGGATAACTCGGGCTTACCCTGATGCTTGCGCACGGCATCTACGGAGGCTTTCAAAAACTCCATGTTGCTAACACCCGGGATTTCTACTGGGTACTGAAAGGCGAGAAATAAACCTTCGCGCGCGCGCTCTTCCACGTCCATGTCTAACAGGTCTTTGCCGTCAAAGCTGGCTGATCCCTGCGTCACCTCAAAGGCTTCGCGACCCGCCAGCACACTGCCCAAGGTGCTTTTTCCTGCGCCATTGGGGCCCATAATGGCATGAACTTCACCCGGTTTAACGTCCAGATTCAAACCTTTAAGAATGTCTTTCTCTTCAACGCTGGCGCAGAGATTGTTAATACTCAACATGATTTCATTCATCTCTTTTCGTTCAGGCCGCAGCCTGCAATTCGATTTAACCCACCGAGCCTTCAAGGCTCACTTCGAGCAGTTTGCCGGCCTCAACCGCAAACTCCATGGGCAATTCTTTAAACACTTCGCGGCAGAAGCCGTTGACGATCATTGATACAGCCTTTTCCGCGTCTAAACCGCGCTGCTGACACAGGAACATCTGATCATCACTGACCTTGGAGGTGGTCGCTTCGTGTTCGATAACCGCGCTGGGGTTTTTACTTTCAATGTAAGGAAAGGTGTGCGCCCCACAGCGATCGCCAATCAGCAGCGAATCACATTGGGTATAGTTGCGCGCGCCCTCGGCGCCCGGATTCATACGCACCAAACCGCGGTAGCAGTTTTGACTTTTGCCCGCCGAAATACCTTTAGAGATAATGGTCGAGCGCGTATTTTTACCAATGTGAATCATCTTGGTGCCGGTATCGGCCTGCTGATAATTATTGGTCAAGGCAACCGAGTAAAATTCGCCGACACTGTTATCGCCACGCAGCACACAGCTGGGGTATTTCCAAGTCACGGCCGAGCCGGTTTCTACCTGGGTCCAGCTGATTTTGGCACTGGTGTGGCAAACACCGCGCTTGGTCACAAAGTTGTAAATACCGCCTTTACCGTCTTCATCACCCGGGTACCAGTTCTGTACCGTAGAGTATTTGATTTCGGCGTTGTCTTTGGCAACCAGCTCAACCACTGCGGCGTGCAACTGGTTTTCATCGCGCATGGGCGCAGTGCAGCCCTCAAGGTAACTTACGTAAGCGCCCTCTTCGGCAACAATCAAGGTGCGCTCAAACTGACCGGTATTTTGTTCGTTAATACGAAAATACGTGGACAACTCCATCGGGCAGCGCACACCTTTGGGTATGTACACAAAAGAGCCATCGGAAAATACCGCCGAGTTAAGCGCAGCAAAATAGTTATCTTTTTGTGGCACCACCGAGCCCAGGTGCTGCTTCACCAACTCCGGATATTTTTCCACCGCTTCGCTGATAGAACAGAACAGCACGCCAGCCTCTTCGAGCTTTTCGCGAAAGGTGGTTACCACGCTAACCGAATCAAACACGACGTCCATAGCCACCCCGGCGAGCATTTCTTGCTCGTGCAACGGAATGCCTAATTTTTCATAGGTTTCGAGAAGCTTGGGGTCCACCTCATCAAGGCTTTTTGGCTTATCGTCCATGCTTTTGGGCGATGAGTAATAGGAAATCGCCTGGTAATCCACCTTGGGATAATCCACATGGGCCCACTCGGGCTCTTCCATCTCCTGCCAGGCGCGAAACGCCTGCAGACGCCATTCGAGCAGCCACTCGGGCTCATTCT from the Gilvimarinus sp. DA14 genome contains:
- the sufB gene encoding Fe-S cluster assembly protein SufB — translated: MSEQVEHLIRKEYAAGFHTAIDTDTLPPGLNEEVVRFISAKKNEPEWLLEWRLQAFRAWQEMEEPEWAHVDYPKVDYQAISYYSSPKSMDDKPKSLDEVDPKLLETYEKLGIPLHEQEMLAGVAMDVVFDSVSVVTTFREKLEEAGVLFCSISEAVEKYPELVKQHLGSVVPQKDNYFAALNSAVFSDGSFVYIPKGVRCPMELSTYFRINEQNTGQFERTLIVAEEGAYVSYLEGCTAPMRDENQLHAAVVELVAKDNAEIKYSTVQNWYPGDEDGKGGIYNFVTKRGVCHTSAKISWTQVETGSAVTWKYPSCVLRGDNSVGEFYSVALTNNYQQADTGTKMIHIGKNTRSTIISKGISAGKSQNCYRGLVRMNPGAEGARNYTQCDSLLIGDRCGAHTFPYIESKNPSAVIEHEATTSKVSDDQMFLCQQRGLDAEKAVSMIVNGFCREVFKELPMEFAVEAGKLLEVSLEGSVG
- the sufD gene encoding Fe-S cluster assembly protein SufD, with translation MGDLQTAALKLAEAQSAPAWLADVRRRGAERFAATAWPNRRTENWKYTSLAALANKELSAPTAATTTVPEQDLIAFDAYKLVFVNGILDTAQSDELPAGAVAFANAEGPQVEQVQKHLGRIADSSQHLFAALGEAASGEGVLLHIKAGQKLDKPLYLVNYSSGEAAQLAATRLLVVLETGAEAEVVEQFLSSDNEQANLVAAQTEIVLADNARVKHYRLNLEHEGVTHMGGVFVELGRDANFDGFAIAKGGELIRNDYVLEHCGEGAHVELQGVYMPRGRQVVDYHTNIKHRVPHCTSNEVFRGIIGDRAKAVFNGRIHIFEDAQKTLAELSNKNLLTSNRAEIDTKPELEIYADDVKCAHGATVAQLDDDALYYLQTRGVSKEQAKVMMSFGFINELIQTIDNEAVMNHLLPILAEQFGRENELLQLEAESFDAL
- a CDS encoding RodZ domain-containing protein, with amino-acid sequence MSQPESLTELEPGPLLRAERERQGLSAEQVCTDLNIQPNKLKALEAGEYEKMFSVVFTRGYIRSYARYLGLDSKPLVERFDQLAPAPEQPLPATESLNVKMGGKRSNWLGRIFLVIIILLLWILAYWYFAAQSETQSTASSASVPTANQASPAVAAGNPAVSAPEPEQQLASDEDTQANPYALSFEPDSGAESVRSGAGDLESPSDPAAAAEESAADAPAAELAVPADEVSLQSSGPQNSQPQESGGDNLVLTFAQDCWVRVTDADGVVLLESLQRGGSSADLAGAAPFQIRLGNAQGVSASMNGRTVTVPVSASGNVVNFTVGDNQ
- the pilW gene encoding type IV pilus biogenesis/stability protein PilW, which encodes MLKKHLRVTALIQWLIATFCAALLAGCVSTVPPSKYQVDEEKALDSHVTLALKYIEAQNRESARHHLRKAFEIDSRSVDATFAMAMLYQLEGEPEMAEEYFKKTLRLDKNYTRGRNNYGVFLYNHERYQDAYEQFEIAAEDLDYDNRAQAMVNLGRTAIQLDKPEKAESVFEHANRLDPALPTVKYELAALNFTQKDYAEAKKYLDAYEQIARPVPQTLLLGIKIERIFGNQNKEASYALLLKNRYPYSPEYLEYKQMLEN
- a CDS encoding SufE family protein — encoded protein: MTEFGVEVTADDIVETLGFFDGWEERYKYIIDLGKELPPLDDGYKTEQNLVRGCQSQVWLVSDAKDGKLYFHADSDAFIVKGLLAVVLAAYNGKTPAEVTSFDIDAYFGRLNLLNHLSATRGNGLKAMVQRIQAIASA
- the ndk gene encoding nucleoside-diphosphate kinase is translated as MAVEQTLSIIKPDAVGNNHIGAIIARFEEAGLQVIALKMLQLTREQAEGFYAEHKERPFFASLVEFMMSGPVCVQVLRGENAISRNRELMGATNPEEAAPGTIRADFATAVSANAVHGSDSAASAAREIDYFFNAQELYPR
- the sufC gene encoding Fe-S cluster assembly ATPase SufC, translating into MLSINNLCASVEEKDILKGLNLDVKPGEVHAIMGPNGAGKSTLGSVLAGREAFEVTQGSASFDGKDLLDMDVEERAREGLFLAFQYPVEIPGVSNMEFLKASVDAVRKHQGKPELSSVEFMKLARETSKKVKLDQAFLKRGVNEGFSGGEKKRNEILQMMLLEPKLCILDETDSGLDIDALQTVADGVNAMRSAERSFIVVTHYQRLLDYIVPDFVHVLADGKIVKSGDKSLAKELEAKGYSWLEGEVA
- a CDS encoding aminotransferase class V-fold PLP-dependent enzyme; protein product: MTRFDVATVRAQFPILQQEVNGHPLVYLDNAATTQKPESVIEAIANYYRYDNSNVHRGAHALSDRATEQFEGARNKVAQFINAPASSQVLWTRGTTEGVNLVASSWGRANLGAGDRVLVSAMEHHSNIVPWQMVAQQVGANVEPIPVDELGVIDLQALDSLLDERVKMVALGHVSNALGSINPVEQVIAKAHAVGAKVLLDAAQSIAHWPIDVQQLDCDFLAFSAHKMFGPTGMGVLYGKRELLEAMPPYQGGGEMIESVSFAGTVYNKLPYKFEAGTPNIAGAVGMGAAVDFLNSLERTAADAHEKQLLQSAEQALAELGGFEIVGRAADKVAVMSFVADFAHPQDIGMILDQQGIAVRTGNHCAQPIMDQYGLPGTVRASFSLYNTQADIDALMAGLAKAKMFLA
- a CDS encoding iron-sulfur cluster assembly accessory protein; amino-acid sequence: MSVESFDPQAVTVEITDKAAAHFKKQLQADSNGARGVRLSIKESGCTGYMYVLDLVPEARDGDEIIHLADGVEVYLDPASLPVIRGTTIDFVTEGVNRQLAFLNPNARDYCGCGESFNIG
- the rlmN gene encoding 23S rRNA (adenine(2503)-C(2))-methyltransferase RlmN, with product MTNADMNTNAASGAEQTKVNLLGLTEAKLVAFFETMGEKRFRAAQVLKWIHQLGVDDFDEMSNISKALREKLKAKCEIRAPEVLRQMDSADGTRKFLIRVTGGSVVETVFIPDGERGTLCVSSQVGCSLDCSFCATGKQGFNRDLSAAEIIAQVWIAAKSFGQLAPNGPRKVTNVVMMGMGEPLMNFDNVVDAMNLMMHDNAYGISKRRVTLSTSGVVPELDRLGEYTDACLAISLHAPNDELRNELVPINKKYPIAMLLASAKRYIESLPDTHRKITIEYTLIDHVNDRPEHARQLAELLRDVPVKINLIPFNPFNLSNYKRVSNNAMRRFQDILMQEGYITTVRTTRGDDIDAACGQLAGEVNDRTKRSERYRAQFSQAEPVTIVSQ
- the sufT gene encoding putative Fe-S cluster assembly protein SufT, with protein sequence MAAEREMVVTQADCPARRVPDGTPVTIPKDTFVTITQALGGNYTLSYQGQMVRVDGLDAAAIGKEPEQLEFNDPGDGQIDESQVWEALKTVFDPEIPVDLVNLGLIYALDIDQARGHVGISMTLTAPGCGMGPVLVGDVEYRVGRVPNVREVDVELVFDPPWNRDMMSEEAQLETGMFF
- the ispG gene encoding flavodoxin-dependent (E)-4-hydroxy-3-methylbut-2-enyl-diphosphate synthase, with product MQHESPIKRRKSRQIMVGNVPVGGDAPIAVQSMTNTETCDVAATVGQIQRLQNAGADIVRVSVPSMEAAEAFGDIRKQVSVPLVADIHFDYRIALRVADLGVDCLRINPGNIGREKRIRAVVDKARDLNIPIRIGVNAGSLEKDLQKKYGEPTPQALVESALRHVAILQDLNFENFKVSVKASDVFMAVDAYRLLAKEIDQPLHLGITEAGGLRAGTVKSAVGLGALLMDGIGDTIRISLAADPVEEVKVGWDLLKSLKLRTKGVNFIACPSCSRQNFDVIKTMNELETRVEDITVPLDVAVIGCVVNGPGEAKEADLGLAGGTPSNLVYVDGQPDSKLTNDSLVDDLEKLIRRKAAEKEQSEKNIIARS